Proteins from a single region of Drosophila biarmipes strain raj3 chromosome 3R, RU_DBia_V1.1, whole genome shotgun sequence:
- the LOC108031280 gene encoding uncharacterized protein LOC108031280 isoform X1, whose product MKSITLFLTLSVLLSAKLSLTEAASPRDYYQILQPVVAHFKEFKQKADQNHNLNWKIADLQENIKLLKSELAAADAQITVKRDIISVQDEKIRNLLQSKTVNLLHENIKNLQDALKMAQGEIVSQSVLLNNQFEKSTAEKELLKNQIAGLSEQLQNLNREWEVAKGVIKTNQEAITSKNEQIQSLSALLKIKDSRIDELKAQILLKDDEISSQKARLERIQDFLAGVNLE is encoded by the coding sequence ATGAAGTCGatcactttatttttaactttgtCGGTTTTGCTGTCGGCAAAGCTGAGCCTCACCGAGGCAGCCTCACCGAGGGACTATTACCAGATTCTCCAGCCCGTCGTCGCTCACTTCAAAGAGTTCAAGCAGAAGGCCGACCAAAACCACAACCTGAATTGGAAAATAGCTGACTTGCAAGAGAACATTAAACTTCTAAAAAGTGAGCTAGCAGCGGCTGATGCCCAAATCACAGTGAAAAGAGACATCATAAGTGTACAGGATGAAAAAATCCGCAACTTGCTGCAAAGCAAAACCGTGAATTTGTTACACGAAAATATTAAGAACTTGCAGGATGCGCTAAAAATGGCCCAAGGTGaaattgtaagccaaagtGTATTGTTAAACAACCAATTTGAGAAAAGCACGGCGGAAAAGGAGCTGCTAAAAAACCAAATCGCGGGTCTAAGTGAGCAACTGCAGAACTTGAACCGTGAGTGGGAAGTCGCTAAAGGTGTCATCAAAACGAACCAGGAGGCCATCACGTCAAAAAACGAGCAAATCCAGAGTCTAAGTGCACTGCTCAAAATCAAAGACAGTCGCATTGACGAGTTAAAGGCTCAGATTTTGCTCAAGGACGACGAAATCTCTAGCCAAAAGGCGAGGCTAGAGCGCATACAAGATTTTCTTGCTGGAGTAAATCTGGAGTAA
- the LOC108031280 gene encoding mobility group protein 1B isoform X2: protein MSSCGARPKRPLTAYLLWLNSYGRELIKSEHPEFKVKEVAVRAGELWRSMAAEDKSVWQESASVAMAKYKEDVEQWKFQVELQMHDVPAPSPSKFPNSSDPETLFVYDSRDKTFSPICRDCYLKSPGSNYRSSS, encoded by the coding sequence ATGTCATCCTGTGGAGCTCGTCCGAAGAGACCCTTGACTGCCTACTTGTTGTGGTTGAACTCTTACGGGCGCGAACTCATCAAATCGGAGCACCCCGAGTTCAAGGTCAAGGAGGTGGCTGTCCGGGCCGGTGAATTGTGGCGCAGCATGGCCGCTGAAGATAAGTCCGTGTGGCAGGAGTCTGCGTCCGTGGCAATGGCGAAATACAAGGAGGACGTGGAGCAGTGGAAGTTCCAGGTGGAACTGCAGATGCATGACGTTCCAGCCCCTTCGCCCTCAAAATTCCCGAACTCTTCAGACCCGGAAACCCTCTTTGTGTACGACAGCAGGGATAAAACTTTTTCTCCGATCTGCAGGGATTGTTACTTAAAGTCGCCGGGTTCTAACTATAGGTCGTCCTCCTAA